Proteins encoded by one window of Panicum virgatum strain AP13 chromosome 7N, P.virgatum_v5, whole genome shotgun sequence:
- the LOC120681631 gene encoding F-box/kelch-repeat protein At5g60570-like, producing MEELQDSNSKSLVALPGSLVLHLFRLFGQQDQSSWQKYILAYFLLVRNEYFSGESKRHSDVFCDISELDVFPYAIDLDSEELELNEQKPILKAQSGGDSSGNRSNDCYFPGLHDDLSQDCLAWSSRSDYPSLSCLNKRFNLLINSGYLYKLRRKYGIVEHWVYLACSLMPWEAFDPNRKRWMRLPRMPCDECFSCADKESLAVGTQLLVFGREYTGLAIWMYNLLARSWSRCTPMNLPRCLFASGSSGEIAIVAGGCDKNGQVLRSAELYNSENGCWETIPDMNLARRLSSGFFMDGKFYVIGGVSSQRDSLTCGEEYNLETRTWRRILDMYPGGTSASQSPPLVAVVNNQLYAADQSTNVVKKYDKANNTWNILKPLPVRADSSNGWGLAFKACGDRLLVIGGHRGPRGEVILLHSWCPEGGEDGADWEVLSVKERAGVFVYNCAIMGC from the coding sequence ATGGAAGAGTTACAAGATAGCAACTCGAAAAGCCTGGTTGCCCTTCCAGGCTCTTTGGTTCTGCATCTCTTTAGGCTGTTTGGTCAGCAGGATCAGAGTTCATGGCAGAAGTACATACTAGCTTACTTTCTGTTGGTCAGGAATGAATACTTCTCTGGGGAGTCGAAGAGACACTCAGATGTGTTCTGTGATATTTCAGAGTTAGATGTATTTCCATATGCTATAGATCTGGACAGTGAAGAACTTGAACTGAATGAGCAGAAACCTATTCTGAAGGCTCAGTCGGGAGGTGATTCAAGTGGTAACAGATCAAATGATTGCTACTTTCCAGGCCTTCATGATGATCTGTCTCAAGACTGCCTTGCTTGGTCAAGCAGATCAGACTACCCTTCCCTTTCTTGTCTGAATAAAAGATTCAATTTGTTAATTAACAGTGGATATCTGTACAAATTGCGAAGGAAATATGGCATTGTTGAGCATTGGGTGTATCTCGCTTGTAGCTTGATGCCCTGGGAAGCATTTGATCCCAACCGAAAGCGGTGGATGAGGCTCCCGAGAATGCCATGCGACGAGTGCTTCTCCTGTGCAGACAAGGAATCGCTTGCCGTTGGGACACAGCTGCTTGTCTTTGGCCGTGAATATACTGGCCTTGCTATTTGGATGTACAACTTACTGGCTCGCAGTTGGTCCCGGTGCACTCCAATGAATCTGCCCCGCTGTCTTTTTGCCTCGGGAAGCTCAGGAGAGATTGCTATTGTTGCTGGTGGGTGTGATAAGAATGGACAGGTGCTGAGATCTGCTGAGTTGTACAACTCAGAGAATGGCTGCTGGGAGACTATCCCAGACATGAACTTAGCCAGGAGGCTCTCTTCAGGTTTCTTCATGGATGGCAAGTTCTACGTCATTGGGGGTGTATCAAGTCAGAGGGATTCATTGACTTGTGGAGAGGAATACAACCTTGAGACAAGGACCTGGAGAAGAATACTGGATATGTATCCTGGTGGAACCAGTGCTTCTCAGTCACCTCCTCTTGTTGCTGTTGTGAATAACCAGCTCTATGCCGCTGACCAGTCAACTAATGTGGTCAAGAAGTATGACAAGGCAAATAACACCTGGAACATACTGAAGCCATTGCCTGTTAGAGCTGACTCATCCAATGGTTGGGGCTTGGCTTTCAAGGCTTGTGGCGACAGATTGTTGGTAATCGGCGGCCACAGAGGGCCTCGTGGTGAGGTAATATTGCTGCATTCCTGGTGCCCTGAAGGTGGGGAGGATGGTGCTGACTGGGAGGTGCTCTCGGTGAAGGAGCGTGCGGGCGTCTTCGTTTACAACTGTGCAATAATGGGGTGCTGA
- the LOC120681632 gene encoding cold-responsive protein kinase 1-like — translation MGCCFMFGKKAEQAVQGDDDVHSVKVFSYNELRKATQDFSGGNKIGEGGFGSVFRGVLKDGTVVAVKVLSATSRQGIREFLTELTAISDIKHENLVTLIGCCAEGSHRILVYNYLENNSLAQTLLGTRYSNIRFNWRTRVKIAMGVARGLAFLHEEIRPPIIHRDIKASNILLDKDLTPKISDFGLARLLPPDATHVSTRVAGTLGYLAPEYAIRGQVTKKSDIYSYGVLLLEIVSGRCNTNTRLPSEDQFLLERTWGLHEEGRLEEIIDIDIGDDLDVEEACRFLKIGLLCTQDAMARRPNMTNVVRMLTGEKRIPVDKITRPAMITDFADLKVSSKEQRSSETRSPTTKSFTTTEHFSSSETPTQSSM, via the exons ATGGGTTGCTGCTTTATGTTTGGAAAGAAAGCTGAACAGGCCGTTCAGGGCGATGATG ATGTACATAGTGTGAAAGTCTTCTCTTACAATGAGTTGAGAAAGGCTACACAAGATTTCAGTGGTGGAAATAAGATTGGCGAGGGTGGTTTTGGTTCTGTCTTCAGG GGAGTGCTTAAAGATGGGACAGTAGTTGCAGTGAAAGTTCTATCTGCTACATCAAGGCAAGGTATCCGGGAGTTTTTGACTGAACTTACAGCAATATCTGACATCAAGCACGAAAATCTGGTCACTCTTATCGGTTGCTGCGCTGAAGGCTCTCACAGAATCCTTGTTTACAATTACCTTGAGAACAACAGCCTTGCTCAGACATTGCTAG GAACCAGGTATAGTAACATTCGGTTCAACTGGCGGACACGCGTCAAAATTGCTATGGGTGTTGCCCGTGGACTTGCATTTCTCCATGAGGAAATCCGACCTCCCATTATCCACCGGGACATAAAGGCGAGCAACATTCTTCTTGACAAGGATCTCACCCCCAAAATTTCTGATTTTGGGTTGGCGAGGCTCCTACCACCCGATGCAACTCATGTGAGCACCCGAGTTGCCGGCACATT AGGATACCTGGCTCCTGAATATGCAATCCGAGGTCAAGTGACAAAGAAGTCCGACATCTATAGTTATGGAGTTCTTCTTTTAGAAATTGTCAGTGGAAGATGCAACACTAATACAAGATTACCTTCTGAAGATCAATTCCTTCTTGAAAGG ACATGGGGACTCCACGAGGAAGGACGTTTGGAAGAGATCATTGATATCGACATAGGGGACGACCTGGATGTTGAGGAGGCATGCCGGTTCTTGAAGATTGGCCTGCTATGCACGCAGGACGCAATGGCACGTCGTCCCAACATGACCAATGTTGTCCGGATGCTCACAGGGGAGAAAAGGATCCCCGTAGACAAGATCACTAGGCCCGCCATGATCACTGACTTTGCAGATCTCAAGGTCAGCAGCAAGGAGCAAAGATCAAGTGAGACACGCTCTCCCACCACAAAATCGTTCACCACAACAGAACATTTCTCGTCGTCGGAAACGCCCACGCAGTCATCCATGTGA